One Capsicum annuum cultivar UCD-10X-F1 chromosome 2, UCD10Xv1.1, whole genome shotgun sequence genomic window carries:
- the LOC107857613 gene encoding G-type lectin S-receptor-like serine/threonine-protein kinase SD1-1 isoform X3, translating to MSPEYAAEGKFSVKSDVFSFGVLVLEILSRKRNRGFLHPDHNHNLLGHVWILFKEGRVMEVIDTQLRESCDQSEVQRSVHVGLLCVQQCPEDRPSMASVVLMLSSDVVLPLPKEPGFFSGRSRITEADSSSTKHGETSVNELSISQLDAR from the exons ATGTCTCCGGAGTATGCAGCAGAAGGAAAATTTTCAGTGAAATCAGATGTATTTAGCTTTGGGGTTCTAGTACTGGAGATTTTAAGCAGGAAGAGAAATAGAGGGTTCTTGCATCCAGACCATAACCATAATCTTCTAGGACAT GTCTGGATCCTTTTCAAAGAAGGCAGGGTTATGGAAGTAATAGATACACAACTAAGGGAGTCATGCGATCAGTCTGAAGTTCAAAGATCAGTCCATGTAGGTCTATTATGTGTGCAGCAATGTCCAGAAGATAGGCCAAGTATGGCATCAGTTGTGCTCATGTTGAGTAGTGATGTTGTGCTACCCTTGCCTAAAGAGCCAGGCTTTTTCAGTGGCAGAAGCCGAATCACTGAAGCTGACAGTTCATCTACCAAGCATGGCGAAACTTCTGTCAATGAATTAAGCATCTCACAGTTGGATGCCAGATAG
- the LOC107857614 gene encoding pentatricopeptide repeat-containing protein At1g50270, giving the protein MVGFPVLNEQLKWLVLWKGWNLYHLKQINSVVFTCGLSHHTSFFSKLLRLCLLLPSFPSSYASSLFNHITNPTIHTWNIIFKGFSNTSHPQSSISFYIQMRQHGLFPNKHTFPLLLRAFSRAKNQNPLLVLAQIQKFGYTSDQFVQNSLVSCFASSGYVDIALQVFDEITHKDVLSYTALIDGYARNDLPVRALELFLEMRQEEVKVDEVAVVAALCPAGTLRYVWFGRCLHAFYVEAGRVSRDVYIGSALVDMYAKCGFWDDALKVFEDMPYKNLIFWSAMIAACVHCNRFREALSVFKDMLSVKVVPNQVTLTSVLSASTRLGALDEGRWIANYIKEHKIKFNAVLGTALIDMYAKCGCIEEALLVFEKLPNKDVYVWTAMINGLAAHGDAAKSMALFLEMLRNGLRPNEVTFIGILSACSHGGLVDEGRRFFSLMNQVYAVKPNLDHYGCMVDLLGRAGLLEEACKLIQDMPMKPTPSIWGALFGSCMIHKAYELGEWIGRHLIDIQPYHCGRYTLLANLYSTCKNWEGVAQVRQMMKEMGVEKTRGCSWIELNGEVHEFIAFDGSHTKSEYIYTILDNLVNHLQQITISPCADSLVLERS; this is encoded by the coding sequence ATGGTAGGCTTTCCAGTTTTGAATGAACAATTGAAGTGGTTGGTGTTGTGGAAAGGATGGAATTTGTACCATCTGAAACAGATCAACAGTGTGGTCTTCACTTGTGGCCTCTCACATCACACTTCATTTTTCAGCAAACTACTCCGCCTTTGCTTACTTCTTCCTTCATTCCCGTCTTCTTATGCTTCTTCTCTCTTCAATCACATCACAAACCCCACTATACATACATGGAACATCATCTTCAAAGGCTTTTCTAATACTTCACACCCTCAAAGCTCCATTAGTTTCTACATTCAAATGCGCCAACATGGACTTTTTCCTAATAAACATACCTTTCCTTTGCTTCTAAGAGCCTTTTCTAGAGCCAAGAATCAAAACCCACTTCTAGTTTTAGCTCAAATACAAAAGTTTGGATACACTTCTGACCAGTTTGTGCAGAACTCTTTGGTTTCTTGTTTTGCCAGCAGTGGGTATGTCGACATTGcgctccaagtgtttgatgaaattacaCACAAGGATGTGCTTTCTTATACTGCTCTAATTGATGGGTATGCCCGGAATGATCTGCCAGTTAGAGCTTTGGAACTTTTTCTGGAGATGAGACAAGAAGAGGTTAAGGTGGATGAAGTTGCTGTAGTAGCAGCTCTTTGTCCTGCTGGAACATTGAGATATGTTTGGTTTGGGAGGTGTCTTCATGCTTTCTATGTGGAAGCGGGGAGGGTTTCTAGGGATGTTTACATTGGCAGTGCTCTTGTTGATATGTATGCTAAATGTGGATTTTGGGATGATGCCTTGAAAGTTTTTGAAGACATGCCTTACAAGAATCTTATTTTTTGGAGTGCTATGATTGCTGCCTGTGTACACTGCAATAGATTTAGGGAAGCACTCTCTGTTTTCAAAGACATGCTGTCCGTAAAGGTTGTGCCAAATCAAGTAACATTGACGAGCGTTCTCAGTGCATCCACTAGGCTTGGGGCACTGGACGAGGGCAGATGGATTGCTAATTATATAaaagaacacaaaataaaattcaatgcAGTACTTGGCACTGCTTTGATAGATATGTATGCAAAGTGTGGGTGCATCGAAGAGGCATTGTTGGTTTTTGAGAAGTTGCCAAATAAAGATGTTTATGTATGGACTGCTATGATCAATGGCTTAGCAGCACATGGTGATGCTGCAAAATCCATGGCCTTATTCTTAGAAATGTTGAGAAATGGTTTAAGGCCCAATGAAGTAACCTTCATTGGAATTCTCAGTGCTTGTTCTCATGGAGGACTCGTGGATGAAGGAAGACGGTTCTTCTCATTAATGAACCAAGTTTATGCTGTAAAACCTAATTTAGATCATTATGGCTGTATGGTCGATCTTTTGGGCCGGGCCGGGCTTCTGGAAGAAGCTTGTAAATTGATTCAAGACATGCCAATGAAACCTACACCTAGCATATGGGGTGCTCTCTTTGGTTCTTGCATGATTCACAAGGCTTATGAATTAGGTGAATGGATAGGAAgacatctaatcgacatacagcCTTATCACTGTGGCAGATATACACTCTTGGCGAATTTGTATTCTACTTGTAAAAATTGGGAAGGGGTAGCTCAAGTCAGGCAAATGATGAAAGAAATGGGTGTGGAAAAGACCCGAGGGTGTAGTTGGATCGAATTGAACGGGGAAGTGCATGAGTTTATCGCCTTTGATGGTTCACATACTAAGTCCGAATACATTTACACAATTTTGGACAACCTAGTCAATCATCTGCAACAGATTACTATTTCTCCATGTGCTGATTCTTTAGTTCTTGAGAGGAGCTGA